The genome window GAACTGGTTAATGTTTCTTATTTGGAAATGGGAATGGACAATAACTATAATAAAAAAAGAATCCAGTTTAAGGTATATGCAAAAAGCTCAAAAGAGTTTAATAGTGATGAGTTGGTTTCAATTGGGGATAGAATTAATTATAATTTAAGAAAATCAGTTGCAATTAGTTTTAATTCAACAGATGCAACCAATAAACTTTATAATCCTGTTTTCTCACAGCATTATGTATTTACAACAGCAAATGTAAAATGGGTTTAGATATTAAAAATACGGCGTGCATTATTGGTAGTGATTTCATCAACACTACTGATATCAATATTTTTAATTTCAGCTATTTTTTCAACTGCTTTTACTACATTTACAGGTTCATTTCTCTCATCTTTGGTCATTGCCAAATAAGGACTGTCGGTTTCAGTTAAAACATAATCCAAATCGATTTTTTCAATTAAATCCTGATGTTTTTTAGAATAACAAACCATTGTGGAAAAACTCATATAAGCATTATCCATATTCATTATTCTTTTTGCAGTTTTTAGGCTTCCACCATAGCAGTGGAAAACAAAATAAGGAATTTCTTCATAGTTTTCAATAATATTAACAGCCTTTTTTTCACAATCCCTTACATGCATTACAATAGGAACATTATATTCATTAGCAAGCTCTAAAAAACTGGTAAATATTTCCTGTTGCTTTTCACGTAATGTTTTGTCAGTTACATAAAAGTAATCCATTCCAACTTCACCAATAGCTACAATTTCA of Methanobacteriaceae archaeon contains these proteins:
- a CDS encoding TatD family hydrolase, with amino-acid sequence MMDTHCHIDFEDFDNDRDEVIKRAKDKLDNVIVSGYSNDSNLDVLQLSKDNPGFIYPTFGFHPVSSQNSTEEELKLAHENIIKHIDEIVAIGEVGMDYFYVTDKTLREKQQEIFTSFLELANEYNVPIVMHVRDCEKKAVNIIENYEEIPYFVFHCYGGSLKTAKRIMNMDNAYMSFSTMVCYSKKHQDLIEKIDLDYVLTETDSPYLAMTKDERNEPVNVVKAVEKIAEIKNIDISSVDEITTNNARRIFNI